The following is a genomic window from Amycolatopsis australiensis.
TCGACGTGCACAATCCCGGGCTGAAGGGCACGCTCGTGCCGTTCGGCAGCTCGGTCGTCGACGGGATCGGCAGCACGAACTGCGGCCCGGGGTGCACGCAGCCCGGCGCGGACCGGCGGTGGACCGACGACCTGGCGCGGCGGATCGTCGCGGAACTGCCGCCTTCGGCGCAGCTGGCGGTCGCGAACGCGGGCGTCTCGGGAACGACGAGCGCCCGGTCGTGCCCCGGCATGCCGCCGTCGGTGGCGGGACTGGACGCGATGAGCCGGCTCGACCGGGACGTCCTGGCACTGCACGGCGTCACGGCGGTCATCTACTACTACGGCACCAACGACCTGGCCTACGGCTGCGACGCGGCCACGATCCTGGCGAGCTACCGCGCGGTCTTCGAGCGGTTGCGGGCGGCGGGCATCGCGGTCTACGTCACGCCGAGCACGCCCCGGCCGGGCTACAGCGACCAGGCCAACCTGGCCCGGCACGAGATCGGCCTGTTCGTTTCGCGGTGGAACAGCTGTGGCGGCGCGTGCTCGGGTGTCGTGGACTTCGACCAGGTGCTGAAGGACCCGCTGAAGCCGAACAGCATCCTGCCGGCGTACGACAACGGCGACGGCATCCACGCCAACGCGGCGGGCCAGCAGGCGCTGGCGGACTTCGTCTCGCTGCCGATGCTGGCCGGTGCCGCGCGGAAGTAGCATTTCACCCCGGTCCCGCTAAGGTTGGGCGGAGCCGATTTCGAGGGGAACGAGCGATGACCGAGCAGGAAGGCGCCGACTGGATCCCGCCGGGCGCGGACATCTCCCGGCCGAGCGCGGCCCGCATCTACGACTACCTGCTCGGGGGCGCGCACAACCTCGCCGCCGACCGGGCGGTGGCGCAGCGGCTGGAGGCCATCCAGCCGCAGGTGGCCACGGTGGCGCGGCGGAACCGCGCGTTCCTGCGGCGCGTGGTGCGGTTCATGGTCGAGCAGGGCGTGCGGCAGTTCCTCGACCTGGGGTCGGGGATCCCGACGGTCGGCAA
Proteins encoded in this region:
- a CDS encoding GDSL-type esterase/lipase family protein, with amino-acid sequence MRAAHRIALLAAVSAVVVASAPGAAGAGHAWFTSWAQSQDGHADAPVSDRTLRMISHLSQGGDAVRVRLQNTFGSGPLTVGHATAAVSTSGAAVEPVRDLTFGGRRAVTIPAGGEVWSDETRLVTRPDTNLAVSLSVEGSVVPGRHGAALRDNYLSAPGSGDHTADVSGGAYTSTVGSTYVVSAVDVHNPGLKGTLVPFGSSVVDGIGSTNCGPGCTQPGADRRWTDDLARRIVAELPPSAQLAVANAGVSGTTSARSCPGMPPSVAGLDAMSRLDRDVLALHGVTAVIYYYGTNDLAYGCDAATILASYRAVFERLRAAGIAVYVTPSTPRPGYSDQANLARHEIGLFVSRWNSCGGACSGVVDFDQVLKDPLKPNSILPAYDNGDGIHANAAGQQALADFVSLPMLAGAARK